Proteins encoded by one window of Sorex araneus isolate mSorAra2 chromosome 3, mSorAra2.pri, whole genome shotgun sequence:
- the MLLT11 gene encoding protein AF1q, translated as MRDPVSSQYNSFLFWRMPIPELDLSELEDLGLSDASTYQSKNSTAGNMTGEATGAEQKTPEGDVLLEYSTFNFWRAPIASIHSFESELL; from the coding sequence ATGAGGGACCCTGTGAGTAGCCAGTACAACTCCTTTCTTTTCTGGAGGATGCCCATTCCAGAACTGGATCTGTCGGAGCTGGAGGATCTGGGTCTGTCAGATGCATCTACCTACCAGAGCAAAAATAGCACCGCTGGGAACATGACTGGGGAAGCCACTGGAGCAGAGCAGAAGACACCCGAAGGCGATGTCCTCCTGGAGTACAGCACCTTTAACTTCTGGAGAGCTCCCATCGCCAGCATCCACTCCTTTGAATCGGAATTACTCTAA